The DNA region TATTTTCTTGCCAGGCAGGGAAGTGCACTTTTTTATCTTTGCCGGTAATTGAGATTGTTAACTTTGATACTTATGAGGAGTGGTTGGTTGGACTGGGTTATCTTCAGCGATTTCGACGGTACCATCACCCTGGAAGATACCTGCAACATGCTCATGCACAGGTTTGGTTCGCCCCGCTCCTGGCAGTTCGCCCTGGCCTGGGAGAGGGGGGAAATAGATACCCGGCAGTGCACAGATTTAATCTTTCAGGATATGGGATTGACAGAGGAAAAAGTGGTCCGGGTGATTGCCGAAGCCCGGGTGGACCCGCACTTCGCCCCTTTTCTGGCCTGGTGCCGCGACAGAAATTTTCCGGTGTATATTCTCAGTGATGGTTTCGACTATATCATCAATGCCCTGCGGCAGCGGGAAGGGTGGCCGGTGCAGGTCTTTGCCAATAATTT from Desulfurispora thermophila DSM 16022 includes:
- a CDS encoding MtnX-like HAD-IB family phosphatase, translated to MDWVIFSDFDGTITLEDTCNMLMHRFGSPRSWQFALAWERGEIDTRQCTDLIFQDMGLTEEKVVRVIAEARVDPHFAPFLAWCRDRNFPVYILSDGFDYIINALRQREGWPVQVFANNLSFSSGYRLDYPHHNAQCGRCGTCKSSLVQKLAGPGVKKIYIGDSTSDFCPVKHCDVVLAKGKLAAYCRENGIAHRAIRGFADVLDWLAEQEV